A region of Desulfovibrio sp. DNA encodes the following proteins:
- the gmhB gene encoding D-glycero-beta-D-manno-heptose 1,7-bisphosphate 7-phosphatase, with protein sequence MSMSDKPRRAIFLDRDGTLNRDTGYVHRKQDWQWLPGVVETLKRFHAVGYLLVVVSNQSGLARGMFSEDDLHALEAWIREDLAAQDAVIDAWYYCPHLPEITGPCDCRKPEPGLILRAAADLNIDLARSWMIGDRVRDVQAGLAAGCSCVLLRSPVGAYEDNVPVPEGVKVVPHLPAAGVHILAPEMRAHRLTKLPGGSCGGGCPGRVAP encoded by the coding sequence ATGAGCATGTCAGACAAGCCGCGCCGTGCCATCTTTCTGGACAGAGACGGCACGCTGAACAGGGATACCGGCTACGTTCACCGCAAGCAAGACTGGCAATGGCTGCCGGGCGTTGTTGAAACGCTCAAGCGATTCCATGCCGTGGGGTATCTGCTTGTGGTGGTGAGCAACCAGTCTGGTCTGGCAAGGGGCATGTTTAGCGAGGATGACCTCCATGCGCTGGAAGCCTGGATACGTGAAGACCTTGCTGCCCAAGATGCCGTGATTGACGCCTGGTATTACTGCCCACACCTGCCTGAAATCACAGGTCCCTGTGACTGTCGCAAGCCTGAACCCGGTTTGATTCTGCGGGCGGCGGCTGATCTGAATATTGATCTTGCGCGTTCATGGATGATAGGCGACCGCGTGCGTGACGTGCAGGCGGGCCTTGCTGCCGGGTGCAGTTGCGTACTTTTGCGCTCCCCCGTGGGTGCGTACGAAGACAACGTGCCTGTGCCCGAGGGAGTCAAGGTTGTGCCGCACCTTCCGGCAGCGGGAGTGCACATACTTGCGCCTGAAATGCGCGCGCACAGACTTACAAAGCTACCAGGCGGCAGTTGTGGCGGTGGGTGTCCTGGCAGGGTCGCCCCGTAG
- a CDS encoding Ig-like domain-containing protein, producing MRPKEGNPMADIKLTRPAAGQNIVVPSAPDARMVLDFAADQVSIDRPQGSDSLFFRFDDGSSIELQNFYTQYNKEAIPSFEVDGQLIAGADFFNAFGPDLAPAAGPAAGPTRGGGYQDYTNAGLVDGLNSLGGLDLQLDGGAAGQGAQFTTATVPLAAAAPVDTTPPQVAITLNLTTANGDKVLNIAEAASEKSVTLSGIVTVSTDTASIPNTVELKLGNITLGNATLTHNADGTYSYTLEVDGAMFKNSTVQEVTTSITVADAAGNTATAQAHDSFTQDTEAPAANITINVIAGDDVMNKAESEQPNTAISGTVSGDVKVGDTVTLTVNGHEYTTKVVDLGNGVLGYQASVSSADLISDHTIDARVVTYDEAGNPGVATATRGIGVDVTPPAAGITIGVIAGDDVLNIVESGKETTLVGGTVSGDVKAGDTVTLTVNGHEYTATVVSTNGVLGYQTQVATSDLSADHSIDAKVVTYDDAGNPAEATTSRTIDVDTTPPTAGITIGVIAGDDVLNIAESGKPTTLVGGTVSGDVKAGDTVTLTVNGHEYTATVVSTNGVLGYQTQVATSDLSADHSIDAKVVTYDAAGNPAEASASRTIDVDTTPPTAGITVGVIAGDDVLNIVENMHLKTLVGGTVSGDVKAGDTVTLTVNGHTYNTTVVSNNGVLGYETYVRTSDLRFDHSIDAKVVTYDAAGNPAEATASRTVSFDLTPPAAAITIGVIAGDDVLNIAENNQAKTLVGGTVGGDVKEGDTITLLVNGHEYTTTAVSTNGTLGYQVEVNTFDLRADHEVDAIVITRDAAGNLGFATASRTVSFDTHAPHAEITIGVIAGDDVLNIVENAQAKTTVGGTVGEDVKLGDTVTLTVNGHTYTTSVVNISGNKLGYSTQVDTADLRADHSIDAKVVTYDDAGNPGSDTATRTVNFDTTAPTAAITIGVIAGDDVLNIAENAQTKTTVGGTVGGDVKAGDTVTLTVNGHTYTTSVVNTGGTLSYSTQVNTADLRADQSIDAKVVTYDAAGNPGSATATRDVSFDTTAPTAAITIGVIAGDDVLNIAENNQAKTT from the coding sequence ATGCGCCCAAAAGAAGGTAATCCCATGGCAGACATCAAGCTCACCCGCCCCGCAGCAGGACAGAACATTGTTGTTCCCAGCGCGCCAGATGCCCGCATGGTTCTCGACTTTGCAGCTGACCAGGTCAGCATAGACAGACCGCAGGGATCAGACAGCCTGTTCTTCCGGTTTGATGATGGCTCGTCCATTGAGTTGCAAAATTTTTATACCCAGTACAACAAGGAAGCCATCCCCTCGTTTGAGGTTGACGGTCAGCTGATCGCTGGCGCGGACTTCTTCAACGCCTTTGGTCCCGACCTTGCCCCTGCGGCTGGTCCGGCCGCTGGCCCCACGCGTGGTGGTGGATACCAGGACTACACCAATGCAGGGCTTGTAGACGGCCTGAACTCTCTTGGCGGACTTGATCTTCAGCTCGATGGCGGTGCTGCTGGTCAGGGCGCGCAGTTTACCACGGCTACGGTACCGTTGGCCGCGGCCGCTCCGGTTGACACCACTCCCCCGCAGGTAGCCATTACCCTGAACCTGACCACCGCCAACGGCGACAAGGTTCTGAACATCGCCGAAGCTGCCTCTGAAAAGAGCGTGACGCTTTCGGGCATTGTGACAGTAAGTACCGACACTGCGTCGATTCCCAACACGGTTGAACTGAAGCTTGGCAACATTACGCTTGGCAATGCCACACTGACCCACAATGCAGATGGCACCTACAGCTACACCCTTGAGGTTGACGGCGCGATGTTCAAAAACTCCACGGTGCAGGAAGTGACCACTTCCATCACCGTGGCTGACGCTGCTGGCAACACCGCCACGGCGCAGGCCCATGACAGCTTCACCCAGGATACGGAAGCCCCTGCTGCCAATATTACCATTAACGTTATCGCTGGCGATGACGTGATGAACAAGGCAGAAAGCGAGCAGCCCAACACCGCTATAAGCGGCACGGTGAGCGGCGATGTAAAGGTGGGCGACACCGTCACCCTGACAGTAAACGGGCACGAATACACCACCAAGGTGGTTGACCTTGGCAACGGCGTGCTGGGCTACCAGGCCAGTGTCAGCTCCGCCGACCTCATAAGCGACCACACCATTGACGCCAGGGTTGTAACCTATGATGAAGCGGGCAACCCCGGCGTAGCCACAGCCACCCGCGGAATCGGCGTGGACGTTACCCCCCCCGCTGCGGGCATTACCATCGGCGTTATCGCTGGCGACGATGTGCTCAACATTGTTGAGAGCGGCAAGGAAACAACCCTCGTGGGCGGCACCGTGAGCGGCGACGTCAAGGCTGGCGACACCGTCACCCTCACCGTCAACGGGCACGAATACACCGCGACCGTGGTGAGCACCAACGGCGTGCTCGGCTACCAGACTCAGGTGGCAACATCTGATCTTTCGGCCGACCACAGCATTGATGCCAAGGTTGTGACCTATGACGACGCTGGCAACCCTGCCGAAGCCACCACCAGTCGTACCATTGATGTTGACACTACGCCCCCGACCGCCGGCATTACCATCGGCGTTATCGCGGGCGACGACGTGCTCAACATTGCCGAGAGCGGCAAGCCAACAACCCTTGTGGGTGGCACGGTGAGCGGCGACGTCAAGGCTGGCGACACCGTCACCCTCACCGTCAACGGGCACGAATACACCGCGACCGTGGTGAGCACCAACGGCGTGCTCGGCTACCAGACTCAGGTGGCAACATCTGATCTTTCGGCCGACCACAGCATTGATGCCAAGGTCGTGACCTATGACGCTGCCGGCAACCCTGCCGAGGCTAGCGCCAGCCGGACCATTGATGTCGACACTACGCCCCCCACTGCGGGCATCACTGTCGGCGTTATCGCGGGCGATGATGTACTCAACATCGTTGAAAACATGCATTTGAAAACCTTGGTCGGCGGCACGGTGAGCGGCGACGTCAAGGCTGGTGACACCGTTACCCTTACCGTTAACGGGCACACCTACAACACCACGGTTGTCAGCAACAACGGTGTACTGGGTTATGAAACCTATGTAAGAACCTCCGACCTGCGCTTCGACCACAGCATCGATGCCAAGGTCGTGACCTATGACGCTGCCGGCAACCCCGCAGAAGCCACCGCCAGCCGTACGGTCAGCTTTGACCTTACACCTCCCGCGGCGGCCATCACCATCGGCGTCATTGCCGGTGACGACGTGCTGAACATTGCAGAAAACAATCAGGCCAAAACCCTGGTAGGCGGCACGGTTGGCGGCGATGTCAAAGAAGGTGACACCATTACCCTGCTGGTCAATGGGCACGAATATACCACCACGGCCGTAAGCACCAATGGTACGCTCGGGTATCAGGTAGAGGTGAACACGTTCGATCTGCGCGCAGATCACGAAGTTGACGCCATAGTCATAACTCGTGACGCAGCGGGCAACCTTGGGTTTGCCACAGCCAGCCGCACGGTGAGCTTTGACACCCACGCGCCCCATGCGGAAATCACCATCGGCGTCATCGCCGGTGACGACGTGCTGAATATTGTGGAAAATGCCCAGGCCAAGACCACCGTGGGCGGCACCGTGGGTGAGGACGTCAAGCTGGGCGACACCGTCACCCTGACAGTCAACGGCCACACCTACACCACCTCGGTTGTCAATATTAGCGGCAACAAGCTCGGCTACAGCACCCAGGTGGACACTGCCGACCTGCGCGCCGACCACAGCATTGACGCCAAGGTCGTGACCTATGACGACGCTGGCAACCCCGGTTCCGATACGGCCACCCGCACGGTCAATTTTGACACCACGGCGCCCACTGCGGCCATCACCATTGGTGTGATCGCTGGCGACGACGTGCTCAACATTGCTGAAAACGCCCAGACCAAGACCACCGTGGGCGGCACCGTAGGCGGCGACGTCAAGGCTGGCGACACCGTCACCCTGACGGTCAACGGCCACACCTACACCACCTCGGTCGTGAACACCGGCGGCACGCTCAGCTATAGTACCCAGGTAAACACCGCTGATCTGCGCGCCGACCAAAGCATTGACGCCAAGGTCGTGACCTATGACGCAGCCGGCAACCCCGGCTCCGCAACGGCCACCCGCGATGTCAGCTTTGACACCACGGCGCCCACAGCGGCCATCACCATCGGCGTTATCGCTGGCGACGACGTACTGAACATTGCAGAAAACAATCAGGCCAAGACCACCG
- a CDS encoding MucR family transcriptional regulator yields MDDFLKGALEISKAQAGVRVMSAEEITAYVQKVAVSIRAVAMGEAASEPDFDGVVLEARKSIKEKSVTCLECGKSFKILTKRHLATHGLTTEEYLEKWGFKKGAPLACKALQRERRKKMNDMKLWERRMTAQK; encoded by the coding sequence ATGGACGATTTTTTAAAGGGTGCTTTGGAAATCTCCAAGGCGCAGGCGGGCGTACGTGTTATGAGCGCGGAAGAAATCACGGCCTATGTCCAAAAGGTCGCTGTAAGCATTCGCGCTGTGGCCATGGGCGAAGCTGCTAGTGAGCCTGACTTTGATGGGGTTGTGCTTGAAGCCAGAAAGTCGATCAAGGAAAAAAGCGTTACCTGCCTTGAGTGCGGTAAGAGCTTTAAGATATTGACGAAGCGTCATCTGGCGACCCACGGTCTCACCACCGAGGAATACCTTGAAAAGTGGGGCTTCAAAAAGGGTGCACCCCTGGCCTGCAAGGCTCTGCAGCGTGAACGCCGCAAAAAGATGAATGACATGAAGCTGTGGGAACGCAGGATGACCGCTCAAAAGTAG
- a CDS encoding TrkA family potassium uptake protein, with translation MDKAIAALSGHCVLCGFGLVGRVVAAELAADGVDVVVVETDDKKSEEIESAGYFLVRGDATSDNVMMRVGLSRAKALVASMSNDPANVYVVLSARAMNPDLYIVSRASDNRHISKLKTAGANRVILPHMIGGQSIAQAIQRPLVESFLHRSNANDEVLLDEFLVSDNSPLVGKSLAEAALTKTHDVIILAIKNQESSILQKTRADTVVQAGDVLLVAGSKAHLQGLNEMM, from the coding sequence GTGGACAAGGCGATCGCGGCCCTTTCTGGCCATTGCGTTTTGTGTGGGTTCGGGCTTGTGGGAAGAGTGGTGGCCGCCGAGCTTGCCGCAGATGGTGTGGATGTGGTGGTGGTTGAAACCGACGACAAAAAGTCTGAAGAAATTGAAAGTGCCGGCTATTTTCTTGTGCGGGGAGACGCCACCTCGGACAATGTAATGATGCGCGTTGGCCTCAGCCGGGCCAAGGCACTGGTTGCGTCCATGTCCAACGATCCGGCCAATGTCTACGTGGTGCTTTCGGCCCGCGCCATGAACCCCGATCTATATATTGTTTCGCGTGCCAGCGACAACCGCCACATCAGCAAGCTGAAAACAGCCGGGGCTAACCGCGTGATACTGCCGCACATGATTGGCGGGCAATCCATAGCCCAGGCCATCCAGCGCCCGCTGGTCGAATCGTTTCTGCACCGCAGCAACGCCAATGACGAAGTGCTGCTTGACGAATTTCTGGTCTCCGACAACTCCCCTCTGGTGGGCAAAAGCCTGGCAGAAGCAGCCCTGACCAAGACGCACGACGTGATCATTCTTGCCATCAAGAATCAGGAAAGTTCCATTTTGCAAAAAACCCGTGCAGATACGGTTGTGCAGGCAGGCGACGTGCTGCTGGTGGCTGGATCAAAAGCGCACCTGCAGGGCCTTAATGAAATGATGTAG
- a CDS encoding methyl-accepting chemotaxis protein: MVKITTMQKIFGLCLMLSLFTVAVGSFGVVELGGISDDVDELYTIHMKGLDVARDVNICVLRIVREEKDLIISTSEEENQAQLKALHAEYSVLDKYLHELPGYFVSKEGQYLVSQLLSVISDWRDVHKKIVELGSTTDPAMNAKAQQVSSTDGRQKVRKLAETIRAVAATKMDFARRVSEQSRSDYLLARNVTVLGVVVSVLLGVCMGGCLSRNMLRQLGDEPASLAALALRIAGGDLEAQFNPARKETGVFGAMKHMVETLKGKIAEADQKSREAAEESEKAQLATAEAHEARKQAERAKAEGMLQAAGELEGVVEIVTSASEELSAQVEQSSRGADEQSARVRETATAMEQMNATVLEVAKNAQLAADVSGKAHKQALEGAQIVSDAVKGIEDVHTQSLSIKRDMDELGKQAEGIGEIMNVIADIADQTNLLALNAAIEAARAGDAGRGFAVVADEVRKLAEKTMSATHEVGNAIKGIQEGTSKNIANVDKAGDSIAQANKLSIRSGESLKLILEYVQEVNEQVQSIATASEEQSAASEEINRSVEQVATISSETAQAMEQAARAVADLAQQSQVLRRLIADMKDQG; encoded by the coding sequence ATGGTGAAAATTACAACTATGCAGAAGATTTTCGGCCTGTGCTTGATGCTTTCACTTTTTACCGTGGCTGTCGGTTCGTTTGGAGTTGTCGAACTGGGCGGGATCTCTGACGACGTTGATGAACTATACACCATCCATATGAAAGGCCTCGATGTTGCCCGGGATGTCAACATATGTGTGCTGCGCATTGTGCGTGAAGAAAAAGACCTGATTATCAGCACGTCGGAAGAAGAAAACCAGGCGCAGCTGAAAGCTCTGCATGCGGAATATTCCGTTCTGGACAAGTATCTTCATGAATTGCCGGGGTATTTTGTTTCCAAAGAAGGGCAGTATCTGGTTTCGCAGCTTTTGTCGGTAATTAGCGACTGGCGCGATGTGCATAAAAAAATAGTGGAGCTTGGCAGCACTACCGACCCTGCCATGAATGCAAAAGCGCAGCAGGTTTCATCCACCGATGGGCGGCAAAAAGTGCGCAAGCTGGCAGAAACCATCCGGGCTGTGGCGGCGACAAAAATGGACTTTGCCCGTCGCGTCAGCGAGCAGAGCCGCAGTGATTATTTGCTCGCCAGAAATGTCACCGTGCTTGGCGTTGTGGTTTCCGTGTTGCTGGGAGTGTGCATGGGCGGTTGTCTTTCGCGCAACATGCTACGTCAGCTGGGCGACGAGCCTGCTTCGCTTGCGGCTCTGGCGTTACGCATTGCCGGGGGTGACCTGGAAGCGCAGTTTAACCCCGCCAGAAAAGAAACAGGCGTTTTTGGTGCCATGAAGCATATGGTAGAAACCCTCAAAGGCAAGATCGCCGAGGCAGATCAAAAGAGCCGGGAGGCTGCCGAAGAATCGGAAAAAGCCCAGTTGGCCACGGCCGAGGCGCACGAGGCCCGCAAGCAGGCCGAGCGCGCCAAAGCCGAGGGCATGTTGCAGGCAGCCGGAGAGCTTGAAGGTGTGGTGGAAATCGTCACCTCCGCCTCAGAAGAACTTTCTGCTCAGGTGGAGCAATCGAGCCGGGGGGCCGACGAGCAGTCTGCCCGCGTGCGCGAAACAGCCACTGCCATGGAGCAGATGAACGCCACCGTGCTGGAGGTTGCAAAAAATGCCCAACTGGCGGCAGATGTATCGGGCAAAGCCCATAAACAAGCCCTTGAAGGCGCGCAGATTGTAAGCGATGCGGTCAAGGGCATTGAGGATGTGCACACGCAGTCGTTGTCCATAAAAAGGGATATGGACGAGCTGGGCAAACAGGCTGAAGGCATCGGGGAGATTATGAACGTGATCGCCGACATTGCCGATCAGACCAACCTGCTTGCTCTCAACGCGGCCATAGAAGCCGCGCGCGCAGGTGACGCGGGACGCGGTTTTGCCGTTGTCGCAGATGAGGTGCGCAAGCTGGCAGAAAAAACCATGTCTGCGACGCACGAAGTGGGCAACGCCATCAAGGGCATTCAGGAAGGAACCAGCAAGAACATCGCCAACGTGGACAAGGCTGGCGATTCCATAGCGCAGGCCAACAAGCTGTCGATACGCTCTGGTGAATCACTGAAGTTGATTCTTGAGTATGTTCAGGAAGTAAATGAGCAGGTGCAGTCCATCGCCACCGCCAGCGAAGAGCAATCGGCTGCCAGCGAAGAAATCAACCGCTCGGTAGAGCAGGTGGCCACCATCTCTTCTGAAACAGCGCAGGCCATGGAACAGGCAGCGAGGGCTGTGGCCGACCTTGCGCAGCAGTCGCAGGTATTGCGGCGCCTGATTGCCGACATGAAAGACCAGGGCTGA
- the fliM gene encoding flagellar motor switch protein FliM: MNKVLAQDEVDALLRGLSGGEIENETETQEDESGIVSFDLANQDRIIRGRMPVLEIVNDRFSRLCTNALSNSVRKRVELNPISIDMTKFGEFMRSLPVPTSINIFKMDPLRGNAIMVVDSRLVFALVENVFGGAGSQPKVEGREFTRIEQAVVDKIVKIALENMEESWRPVHDVKLELVRSEINPQFAAIVPPSDVVVVITFEVELDTALGSMIICLPYATIEPIRSKLHASFQTERLEVDHAWVARLKERLLETPVEMKVHFGRTTITGNQLLRMQVGDILVLDTDHEDMLNCTVAGVTKYQGLPGTIKAMKAFQIIKENEPQYT; this comes from the coding sequence ATGAATAAAGTTCTGGCGCAAGACGAAGTTGATGCCCTGCTGCGCGGCCTTTCCGGCGGGGAAATCGAAAACGAAACGGAAACGCAGGAAGATGAATCCGGCATTGTCTCTTTTGACCTTGCCAATCAGGATCGCATCATCCGCGGGCGTATGCCCGTGCTTGAAATCGTCAATGACCGTTTTTCGCGGCTTTGCACCAATGCTCTTTCAAATTCTGTGCGTAAGCGGGTGGAGTTGAACCCCATTTCCATCGACATGACCAAGTTTGGCGAATTCATGCGCTCGCTGCCGGTCCCCACGTCCATCAATATTTTCAAGATGGATCCCCTGCGCGGCAATGCCATCATGGTTGTTGACTCGCGCCTGGTTTTTGCGCTGGTCGAAAACGTGTTTGGCGGCGCGGGTTCGCAGCCCAAGGTCGAAGGCCGCGAATTTACGCGCATCGAACAGGCCGTGGTGGACAAAATCGTCAAGATCGCCCTTGAAAACATGGAAGAATCGTGGCGGCCCGTGCACGATGTGAAGCTTGAACTGGTGCGCAGCGAAATCAACCCGCAGTTTGCGGCCATTGTGCCGCCCAGCGACGTGGTGGTGGTCATCACCTTTGAAGTCGAGCTTGATACTGCCCTGGGTTCCATGATCATCTGCCTGCCCTACGCCACCATTGAACCTATCCGCTCAAAACTGCATGCCAGTTTCCAGACCGAGCGCCTTGAAGTTGACCACGCCTGGGTGGCCCGCCTCAAGGAACGCCTGCTGGAAACCCCTGTGGAAATGAAGGTGCATTTTGGCCGCACCACCATTACGGGCAACCAGCTGCTGCGCATGCAGGTGGGCGACATACTGGTGCTCGATACAGACCACGAGGACATGCTCAATTGCACGGTGGCTGGCGTTACCAAATATCAGGGGCTGCCCGGCACCATCAAGGCCATGAAGGCCTTTCAGATTATCAAGGAAAACGAACCGCAGTACACCTGA
- a CDS encoding RICIN domain-containing protein has translation MKTTRFATPGLAALSKKVVRLALPFLLLPQLTLAAVIPNGLYLMQMADSAHTVFFSTGERPPRVALKKYSPSHIWSFEHLGNDYYKVTEQSYHLVLDSFRSEKYNGVPIITFPWHGGKNQRWQVIRKDEFYCLINQETGLALDLKNNQQKVGGVFQGYTANGSRGQLFRLTPLKKGEQQEERANEPADEIKSFSNGPGAE, from the coding sequence ATGAAGACCACCAGATTTGCGACGCCGGGCCTCGCTGCCCTCAGCAAAAAAGTCGTGCGACTGGCCCTGCCCTTCCTTTTGCTACCCCAGCTGACGCTGGCCGCGGTGATTCCCAATGGATTATATCTGATGCAGATGGCAGACAGCGCCCACACGGTGTTTTTTTCAACCGGCGAGAGGCCACCCCGTGTGGCCCTGAAAAAGTATTCACCGTCACATATCTGGAGTTTTGAACATCTGGGCAACGATTATTATAAAGTAACCGAGCAGAGCTATCATCTGGTTCTTGATTCATTCAGAAGTGAAAAATACAACGGTGTACCCATCATCACATTCCCCTGGCATGGGGGAAAAAACCAACGGTGGCAGGTAATACGCAAAGATGAGTTTTACTGCCTTATAAATCAGGAAACCGGGCTGGCCCTCGACCTGAAAAACAACCAGCAAAAGGTAGGCGGAGTTTTTCAGGGATACACCGCCAACGGTTCTCGAGGGCAGCTTTTTCGCCTGACCCCCCTAAAAAAGGGCGAGCAGCAGGAAGAACGCGCGAACGAACCCGCTGATGAGATAAAATCGTTCAGCAACGGGCCTGGGGCAGAGTGA
- a CDS encoding glycosyltransferase: MAECVVNVTVTSFNRCQSTINCINALKKTEFNSWHLTVVDNNSVDGSVDCLKALHTEGVIDTLLLCRRNMGVAVAANLGWAAVPAQNYVKLDNDVEVLRADWLETLLQTVQYGPDIGCAGYYIDDAWLGVPEGAASFAVEYSVGSCILIPQATHERLGFWNEDYGLYGIEDSDFSSRLKAAGLKNLYVANSEQYIRHQHALYRENTLLDDEIRKTNGLSAEYRGMFYFHNALYFSGVRPLRVERKFMERRLDNGTYDFYPDPAYLRAEMRYAADRKDFIQHYIAAEQESEQNREA; encoded by the coding sequence ATGGCTGAGTGCGTGGTAAACGTTACCGTAACTTCATTCAATAGGTGCCAGTCCACCATTAACTGCATCAACGCACTGAAAAAAACAGAATTCAACAGCTGGCATCTGACTGTTGTGGACAATAACAGTGTGGACGGGTCTGTCGATTGCCTCAAGGCTCTGCATACCGAGGGCGTTATTGATACGTTGTTGCTGTGCAGGCGCAATATGGGTGTGGCCGTGGCAGCAAACCTTGGTTGGGCGGCGGTGCCCGCCCAGAATTACGTAAAGCTCGACAACGATGTTGAAGTGCTGCGCGCTGACTGGCTCGAAACCCTGCTGCAAACAGTACAGTATGGCCCCGATATTGGCTGTGCGGGATATTATATTGACGATGCGTGGCTAGGTGTGCCGGAAGGAGCCGCCAGTTTTGCGGTTGAATACAGCGTGGGCTCGTGCATTCTTATTCCGCAGGCCACGCACGAACGCCTGGGATTCTGGAATGAAGACTACGGACTGTATGGCATTGAAGATTCTGATTTCAGCTCACGGCTCAAGGCCGCAGGGCTGAAAAATCTCTACGTGGCCAACAGCGAGCAGTACATACGGCACCAGCACGCATTGTACAGGGAAAACACGCTGCTTGACGACGAGATCCGCAAGACAAACGGCCTTTCTGCCGAATACCGGGGCATGTTTTATTTTCACAACGCCCTTTATTTTTCTGGCGTTCGTCCTTTGCGGGTAGAGCGCAAATTTATGGAGCGCCGCCTCGATAACGGCACCTACGATTTTTATCCCGACCCGGCCTACCTGCGGGCAGAAATGCGCTACGCCGCCGATCGCAAGGATTTTATCCAGCACTATATCGCCGCCGAGCAGGAATCCGAACAGAATAGAGAAGCCTGA